From the genome of Pseudomonas migulae:
TGGCCATTTCGATACCGTAGGCCTTGGACATCGCTTCACGACCGTGCTCGCGCAGGGCGTGGGCGATTTCATGGCCCATGATCGCGGCGATTTCATCGTCGGTCAGTTTCAGGCTGTCAATCAGCCCGGTGTAGAAAATGATCTTGCCGCCAGGCCCGCAGTTGGCGTTGAGTTCGTCACTCTTGATCAGGTTGACTTCCCATTTCCACTGGGCCGAATCCGGACGAAAAATCGGCGCCTGGGCAATCAGCCGATTGGCGATCGCCTGGATGCGCTTGGCATCGTTACTGGTCTTGTCCAGCACACCTTTGCTGGTCGCCTCGCCAACCGTCTTCTGGTAAGACTGGGCGTACATCTGGTTGACTTCGTCCGTGGACAACATGCTGAACATGTACTGCTTGCGCTCCACACCCACGGCACCGCCGCTGGTGGTGTTGACCGACTGACAACCGGCGAGCAACAGACCCGCACTCAGAGCACACAAAACCAATCGCTTGTTCATCAAAAAACTCCCTGAAAACATGCCGGGTATCCTAGGCGGGGAAATGTATCGACGCCAGATACAACAGACATTCAGACGCATATTTCGGATAAAGCTCTCATCGCCGTAGGAAAAAATTCACATAACCTCCCCCGCCACGGCTGGTAACGGCCCGCAGTGATTCATTTGCGACATCAACCACTCCAAAACAGCCATTTCGCCCCGCCCCGCTCATGCCCCTCGAATCCCCTGCCGATACAGCACCGCAGATGTCCTCTTGCGTGCGGAGCACCCATGAAATTCAAGTCAATCCAGTTTTCCGTGGCGGCCCTGGCTGGCGCCATCGTTTTGAGCGTCGTCGCCGCGCTGGTGCTGTACGCCCTGTTTTCCGGTGCCCGGACCCAAGACATGGTTCAGGAACGAACCCAGGCGCAATTCGAGCAAGTCATCGAACAGCGCCTGACGTCCCTGGCGCAAACCCAGGTCAGCCAGATCCAGCGCGAACTTGAAGCGCCCCTGCTGATTGCCGGCGGTCTGGTGCGGGTCAACGCGTTGATCGGCACGCCGGGCGCAGACGGCCAGCCGCAGCTGAGCCTCAGCCGTGAGCAAATGATCAGCCTGATCAAGGAAAACGTCGCCAGGAACCCGAAAATCCTCGGCACCTACATCGGCTGGGAAAAAGACGCACTCGATCACAACGACGCGGCTTACGTCGGCACCAAAGTGGTCGG
Proteins encoded in this window:
- a CDS encoding M48 family metallopeptidase, whose product is MNKRLVLCALSAGLLLAGCQSVNTTSGGAVGVERKQYMFSMLSTDEVNQMYAQSYQKTVGEATSKGVLDKTSNDAKRIQAIANRLIAQAPIFRPDSAQWKWEVNLIKSDELNANCGPGGKIIFYTGLIDSLKLTDDEIAAIMGHEIAHALREHGREAMSKAYGIEMAKQGAGALFGLGQDSLALADTVANYGMTLPNSRSNENEADLIGLELAARAGYNPNAAITLWNKMSKASEGSPPEFMSTHPASSSRIASLQAAIPKVMPLYEKAPKS